The following proteins are encoded in a genomic region of Corylus avellana chromosome ca4, CavTom2PMs-1.0:
- the LOC132177680 gene encoding serine hydroxymethyltransferase 4: protein MDPVSDWGNTPLNTVDPEIHDLIEKEKRRQCRGIELIASENFTSFAVIEALGSALTNKYSEGMPGNRYYGGNEFIDEIENLCRSRALQAFHLDPTKWGVNVQPYSGSPANFAAYTAVLQPHDRIMGLDLPSGGHLTHGYYTSGGKKISATSIYFESLPYKVSFDTGYIDYDKLEEKALDFRPRLIICGGSAYPRDWDYARFRAVADKCGALLLCDMAHISGLVAAQEAANPFEFCDIVTTTTHKSLRGPRAGMIFYRKGPKPAKKGQPEGAVYDFEDKINFAVFPSLQGGPHNHQIGALAVALKQAMAPGFKAYAKQVKANAVALGNYLMGKGYKLVTGGTENHLVLWDLRPLGLTGNKVEKLCDLCNITVNKNAVFGDSSALAPGGVRIGTPAMTSRGLVEKDFEQIAEFLHQAVSITLKIQKEHGKLLKDFNKGLVNNKDIENLKADVEKFSASFDMPGFLTSEMKYKD from the exons ATGGATCCCGTCAGCGACTGGGGAAACACACCCCTCAACACGGTGGACCCAGAAATCCACGACCTCATTGAGAAGGAGAAGCGGCGCCAATGCCGGGGCATCGAGCTGATTGCGTCGGAGAACTTCACCTCCTTCGCCGTCATCGAGGCCCTTGGCAGCGCCCTCACCAACAAGTACTCCGAGGGCATGCCCGGCAACAGGTACTACGGAGGCAACGAGTTCATTGACGAAATCGAGAACCTTTGCAGGTCTCGCGCCCTCCAGGCCTTCCACCTCGACCCCACCAAGTGGGGCGTCAATGTGCAGCCCTACTCCGGCTCGCCTGCCAACTTCGCCGCCTACACGGCCGTGCTCCAGCCCCACGACCGCATCATGGGCTTGGATCTTCCCTCTGGCGGTCATCTCACACATGGGTACTACACCTCCGGAGGGAAGAAGATCTCGGCGACCTCGATTTACTTCGAGAGCTTGCCCTACAAGGTGTCTTTCGATACTGGGTACATCGACTACGATAAGTTGGAGGAGAAGGCCTTGGATTTCAGGCCCAGGTTGATCATTTGTGGTGGTAGTGCGTACCCCCGGGACTGGGACTACGCCAGGTTCCGCGCTGTTGCGGATAAGTGCGGCGCTCTCTTGCTCTGTGACATGGCTCACATTAGTGGCCTTGTTGCTGCGCAG GAAGCTGCGAACCCCTTTGAATTCTGTGACATTGTCACAACCACAACCCACAAGAGCTTGAGGGGTCCTAGGGCTGGCATGATCTTCTACCGGAAGGGGCCTAAACCAGCCAAGAAGGGCCAGCCAGAGGGTGCCGTTTACGACTTTGAAGACAAGATCAATTTTGCTGTTTTCCCCTCCCTGCAGGGTGGTCCTCACAATCACCAGATTGGTGCTCTGGCTGTTGCTCTGAAACAGGCCATGGCGCCTGGGTTCAAAGCCTATGCCAAGCAAGTCAAGGCCAATGCAGTTGCCCTTGGAAACTACCTGATGGGCAAGGGATACAAGCTTGTCACTGGAGGAACTGAGAACCACCTAGTTCTCTGGGATCTTCGGCCTCTTGGGTTGACTG GCAATAAGGTTGAAAAGCTTTGTGACTTGTGTAACATTACTGTGAACAAGAATGCTGTGTTTGGTGACAGCAGTGCCTTGGCTCCTGGAGGAGTGCGAATTG GTACCCCGGCCATGACTTCAAGAGGGTTGGTTGAGAAGGACTTCGAGCAGATAGCAGAGTTTCTTCACCAAGCTGTGAGCATCACCTTGAAGATCCAGAAGGAGCATGGAAAGCTATTGAAGGACTTCAACAAGGGCCTGGTGAACAACAAGGACATTGAGAACCTCAAGGCTGACGTTGAGAAGTTTTCGGCATCCTTCGACATGCCCGGCTTCCTGACTTCTGAGATGAAGTACAAGGATTAG
- the LOC132177582 gene encoding adenosylhomocysteinase 1, translating to MALAVEKTTGGREYKVKDMSQADFGRLELELAEVEMPGLMACRTEFGPSQPFKGARITGSLHMTIQTGVLIETLTALGAEVRWCSCNIFSTQDHAAAAIARDSAAVFAWKGETLQEYWWCTERALDWGPGGGPDLIVDDGGDATLLIHEGVKAEEIFEKTGKVPDPASTDNAEFQIVLTIIRDGLKTDPKRYHKMKQRLVGVSEETTTGVKRLYQMEANGSLLFPAINVNDSVTKSKFDNLYGCRHSLPDGLMRATDIMIAGKVGVVCGYGDVGKGCAAALKQAGARVIVTEIDPICALQALMEGYQVLTLEDVVSEADIFVTTTGNKDIITVHHMRKMKNNAIVSNIGHFDNEIDMLGLETYPGVKRITIKPQTDRWVFPETKTGIIVLAEGRLMNLGCATGHPSFVMSCSFTNQVIAQLELWKEKASGKYEKKVYVLPKHLDEKVAALHLGKLGAKLTKLTKDQADYISVPVEGPYKPIHYRY from the exons ATGGCTTTGGCAGTAGAGAAAACCACCGGTGGCCGCGAGTACAAGGTCAAGGACATGTCCCAGGCCGACTTTGGCCGACTGGAGCTCGAGCTGGCCGAGGTTGAGATGCCCGGTCTCATGGCCTGCCGCACTGAGTTCGGCCCATCCCAGCCCTTCAAGGGCGCCAGGATCACCGGCTCGCTCCACATGACCATCCAGACCGGGGTCCTCATTGAGACCCTGACCGCGCTCGGCGCAGAGGTGCGCTGGTGCTCCTGCAACATTTTCTCCACCCAGGACCACGCCGCCGCCGCCATCGCGCGCGACTCGGCTGCGGTTTTCGCCTGGAAGGGAGAGACCCTGCAGGAGTACTGGTGGTGCACCGAGCGGGCCCTTGACTGGGGTCCCGGCGGTGGGCCGGACCTGATTGTGGACGACGGTGGGGACGCCACGCTGCTGATCCACGAGGGCGTGAAGGCCGAGGAGATCTTCGAGAAGACCGGGAAGGTCCCCGACCCCGCCTCCACCGACAATGCGGAGTTCCAGATCGTGCTGACCATTATCAGAGATGGGTTGAAGACCGACCCCAAGAGGTACCACAAGATGAAGCAAAGGTTGGTGGGAGTCTCGGAGGAGACCACCACTGGGGTTAAGAGGCTATACCAGATGGAGGCCAATGGTTCCCTCTTGTTCCCTGCTATTAACGTGAACGACTCCGTCACCAAGAGCAAG TTTGATAACTTGTATGGATGCCGCCACTCTCTCCCTGATGGCTTGATGAGAGCTACTGATATCATGATTGCCGGGAAGGTTGGTGTTGTCTGTGGATATGGTGATGTTGGAAAGGGCTGTGCTGCTGCCTTGAAACAAGCTGGTGCCCGTGTGATCGTGACAGAGATCGATCCAATTTGTGCTCTTCAGGCCCTTATGGAAGGTTACCAGGTCCTGACCCTTGAGGACGTCGTCTCTGAGGCCGACATCTTTGTCACCACCACTGGTAACAAGGACATCATCACGGTCCACCAcatgaggaagatgaagaacaaTGCCATTGTTAGCAACATTGGTCACTTTGACAACGAGATTGACATGCTCGGGCTCGAGACCTACCCTGGCGTGAAGCGCATCACCATCAAGCCTCAAACAGACAGGTGGGTGTTTCCCGAGACCAAAACCGGCATCATTGTGTTGGCCGAGGGTCGGCTCATGAACTTGGGTTGTGCCACAGGGCACCCCAGTTTTGTGATGTCCTGTTCGTTCACAAACCAAGTGATTGCACAGCTTGAGCTGTGGAAGGAGAAGGCAAGTGGGAAGTATGAGAAGAAGGTGTATGTTTTGCCCAAGCACCTTGATGAGAAGGTTGCTGCACTTCACCTTGG